In one Leptotrichia sp. OH3620_COT-345 genomic region, the following are encoded:
- a CDS encoding type III pantothenate kinase, with product MILGFDIGNTHIVPVFYSNNGEIKTSFRIPSNLPFTEDTLFSTLKTLADNNDIDIYAVSDIIVSSVVPHINEIFEYLGQSYFKIQPKFVSLDTVNDEIKLLDGMERGLGADRIVDILAAKKLYPDKELLIIDFGTATTFDMIKNSIYMGGCILPGIELSINTLFNNTAKLPKIKFSKPDTVFGTDTVTQINAGIFYGNVGAVKELIFQYKKEMPAAYIISTGGQGKKISEHILPVDEYIPKLGEIGIFEFYKLHKGAK from the coding sequence ATGATTTTAGGATTTGATATAGGAAACACGCATATTGTACCTGTATTTTACAGTAACAACGGTGAAATTAAAACCTCATTCCGTATTCCTTCAAACTTACCTTTTACTGAGGATACTTTATTTTCAACATTAAAAACATTAGCAGATAATAACGATATTGATATTTATGCTGTTTCTGACATTATCGTTTCTTCTGTTGTTCCTCATATTAATGAAATTTTTGAATATTTGGGACAAAGCTATTTTAAAATTCAGCCTAAATTTGTCTCTTTAGACACTGTAAATGATGAAATAAAATTACTTGACGGTATGGAACGAGGGCTGGGAGCTGACAGAATAGTAGACATTTTAGCTGCAAAAAAACTGTATCCTGATAAAGAACTACTCATTATTGATTTTGGAACAGCGACTACTTTTGATATGATTAAAAATTCCATTTACATGGGCGGATGTATATTACCGGGAATCGAACTATCCATAAACACACTATTTAACAACACTGCTAAACTTCCTAAAATTAAATTCTCAAAACCTGATACCGTTTTTGGAACAGATACAGTTACACAGATTAATGCAGGCATCTTTTATGGAAATGTAGGAGCTGTAAAAGAACTTATTTTTCAATATAAGAAAGAAATGCCCGCCGCCTACATAATTTCCACAGGAGGACAAGGCAAAAAAATATCGGAACACATTCTTCCTGTTGATGAATATATTCCAAAACTGGGGGAAATAGGAATATTTGAATTTTATAAACTTCATAAAGGAGCAAAATGA
- a CDS encoding triacylglycerol lipase, which produces MKIKFKKSFIIILILTIIIFLSLKITKFLLYHEYNIKKFGNKIDKGIVITFHGIYGESEDMKIITEILENKGYAGINIQYPTTEGTIEEITEKYISKQITLLDEIVEKENVRRQKKNLPEIKLNFVVHSLGSVILRYYLKTHKIKNLGKTVFISPPAHGSQLADFPISDFIKGTLGEAVAQFKTSSTSFVNTLGEPEYDCYIIIGKKSNNFLYSMIIPGDDDGMVPFKTSRLNNCKYKVFENDTHTSILKNEKAINEIIDYLENYK; this is translated from the coding sequence ATGAAAATAAAATTTAAAAAATCATTTATAATTATCCTCATTTTAACAATAATTATATTTTTAAGTTTAAAAATCACAAAATTTCTTTTATATCATGAATATAATATAAAAAAGTTCGGAAATAAAATCGATAAAGGAATTGTCATCACATTTCACGGAATTTACGGTGAATCCGAAGATATGAAAATTATTACCGAAATTTTAGAAAATAAAGGTTATGCAGGTATAAATATACAATATCCTACAACAGAAGGGACAATAGAAGAAATTACCGAAAAATACATTTCTAAACAGATAACCTTATTAGATGAAATTGTTGAAAAAGAAAATGTCCGACGTCAAAAAAAGAATCTCCCTGAGATTAAACTGAACTTTGTTGTTCATTCTTTAGGTTCAGTAATTTTAAGATATTATTTAAAAACCCACAAAATAAAAAACTTAGGAAAAACCGTTTTTATATCTCCTCCGGCTCATGGGAGTCAGCTGGCTGACTTCCCTATATCTGATTTTATTAAAGGAACTTTAGGTGAAGCAGTAGCTCAGTTTAAAACTTCTTCCACCAGTTTTGTAAATACTTTGGGAGAACCTGAATATGATTGTTATATAATAATAGGAAAAAAATCAAATAATTTTCTTTACTCAATGATTATTCCGGGAGATGATGATGGAATGGTTCCTTTTAAAACTTCAAGATTAAATAATTGTAAATATAAAGTTTTTGAAAATGATACCCATACAAGTATTTTAAAAAATGAAAAAGCTATTAATGAGATCATTGACTACCTTGAAAACTATAAATAA
- a CDS encoding DUF4198 domain-containing protein produces MKKFLGVLAVLVAGINLYAHNQFIYTDTLNVTGKSSVQFKIMFGHPDDGGEEAPIPVGKVKDKTHLAEKVFALHNGEKINLTSKVKEGHIKTDKASGRTLDFTMDSELKGGGDWVIVAVPGETLDDNISYTFNGIVKTVITKDGSKGDDWKKRVADGYYEIIPFTNPSMVNVNSVFKGCLVDKKGNPMKNTDVSIDYINGKIDMKKGIFTGQLQKEKTAIRTYTDDNGYFVVSFPHKGLWSIRGKAFVDREKKYVEDTSLLVEVK; encoded by the coding sequence ATGAAGAAATTTTTAGGAGTTTTAGCAGTATTAGTTGCAGGAATAAATCTATATGCACATAATCAATTTATTTACACTGATACTTTAAATGTAACAGGAAAATCATCAGTACAATTTAAGATAATGTTTGGACACCCTGATGACGGAGGGGAAGAAGCACCTATCCCTGTGGGTAAAGTAAAGGATAAGACACATCTGGCTGAAAAAGTGTTTGCACTACACAACGGAGAAAAAATCAATCTGACTTCTAAGGTGAAAGAAGGACATATAAAAACTGATAAAGCATCGGGAAGAACTTTGGATTTCACAATGGACAGTGAATTGAAAGGTGGAGGAGACTGGGTTATAGTCGCAGTTCCGGGAGAAACTCTGGATGATAATATTTCATACACATTTAACGGAATCGTAAAAACGGTCATAACAAAGGATGGAAGTAAAGGAGATGACTGGAAAAAAAGAGTGGCAGATGGATATTATGAAATAATACCGTTTACAAATCCTTCCATGGTTAATGTAAATTCAGTATTTAAAGGATGTTTAGTTGATAAGAAAGGGAATCCTATGAAAAATACTGATGTGTCTATAGACTATATAAACGGTAAAATAGATATGAAAAAGGGGATATTCACAGGTCAGCTTCAGAAAGAAAAAACGGCAATAAGAACTTATACCGATGATAACGGATACTTTGTAGTGTCATTCCCTCATAAAGGACTCTGGTCAATAAGAGGAAAAGCTTTTGTAGATAGAGAAAAGAAATATGTGGAAGACACAAGTCTGTTAGTAGAAGTAAAGTAA
- a CDS encoding OPT/YSL family transporter, producing the protein MSKNFKNSLTPVSILVGVIGAVIVTASSFYIVLKFGALPWPTIMVTMISMSVLGIFGRKDTGEITITHTIMSAGSMVAGGVAFTMPGYLILGGKLHSINKSVFLTTVLIGSILGAILSFIFRKKLIETDKLEFPVGEAAYNLVKSGKNKKRTKFVTVGTIFSTAVAILRDYTFQKGKVPIIPTIYSIKNGLLSFYISPLLLGVGYILGFMNTFIWFLGGAVTYLIAKPLSGYYNIKDFDIIKNSFGMGFVIGIGVSVILKIIIDTKRANKFKRIKNNSSNIKIILFLFSVAGIILISFIYKLPVFLSFVLIVICILCTVIAGYTTGKTGINPMEIYAIISILVISFLNVLLNGLNIGGVKFSTNINLLTLFLLSCIVSVACGLAGDILNDFKSGFKMKVSPTEQFIGELIGAVVSSFVVTFLFFIFFDIYKNIGPQENSELIVLQASIVASVIKGIPFIHIFWIGLTIGFILNILNIPVLTFGIGIYLPLYLTLPVFIGGMVNFISSRISEKFSSDMLLFSNGLMSGEAIVGVILSILVYIKIFI; encoded by the coding sequence ATGTCGAAAAATTTTAAAAACAGTCTGACTCCTGTATCAATCTTAGTTGGTGTTATAGGTGCCGTAATAGTCACAGCAAGTTCATTCTACATAGTCCTGAAATTTGGTGCACTTCCATGGCCTACAATCATGGTTACTATGATTTCAATGTCCGTATTGGGTATTTTTGGAAGAAAAGATACAGGAGAAATAACAATAACACACACTATTATGAGTGCAGGTTCCATGGTTGCAGGAGGTGTTGCTTTCACAATGCCCGGATATCTTATTTTAGGAGGAAAACTCCATAGTATAAATAAATCCGTATTCTTAACTACTGTATTAATAGGAAGTATTTTAGGTGCTATTTTGTCTTTTATTTTCAGAAAAAAACTGATTGAAACGGATAAACTGGAATTTCCCGTAGGTGAGGCTGCCTATAATCTTGTAAAATCCGGGAAAAACAAAAAAAGAACTAAATTCGTGACTGTAGGGACAATATTCAGTACAGCTGTGGCAATACTTAGAGATTATACTTTCCAAAAAGGGAAAGTTCCCATTATTCCTACAATATATTCAATAAAAAATGGTCTGTTAAGTTTTTATATATCTCCTTTACTACTGGGAGTAGGTTATATCTTGGGATTTATGAATACATTTATATGGTTTTTGGGAGGAGCTGTCACTTACTTAATTGCCAAACCTCTTTCAGGCTACTACAATATAAAAGATTTTGATATTATAAAAAATAGCTTTGGTATGGGATTCGTCATAGGTATCGGTGTTTCTGTCATCTTAAAAATTATAATAGATACAAAAAGAGCAAATAAATTTAAGCGTATAAAAAATAATTCTTCAAATATAAAAATTATATTGTTTCTTTTTTCAGTTGCAGGAATTATACTTATTTCTTTTATTTATAAGCTACCTGTATTTCTTTCTTTTGTATTAATTGTAATATGTATTCTATGCACCGTCATTGCAGGATATACAACCGGAAAAACGGGAATTAATCCAATGGAAATATATGCCATAATATCTATACTTGTAATTTCTTTTCTAAATGTACTATTAAACGGTCTTAATATAGGTGGGGTAAAATTTTCTACAAACATAAATCTCCTTACTTTATTTCTACTTTCGTGTATAGTTTCAGTAGCATGCGGTCTTGCAGGAGATATATTGAATGACTTTAAATCAGGATTTAAAATGAAAGTCAGTCCAACTGAACAGTTTATAGGAGAATTGATTGGAGCTGTAGTCAGTTCATTTGTAGTAACATTTCTATTTTTTATCTTTTTTGATATTTATAAAAACATAGGTCCTCAAGAAAACTCCGAACTGATTGTGCTCCAAGCTTCTATTGTAGCTTCAGTAATAAAAGGCATTCCTTTTATCCATATATTCTGGATAGGTCTCACTATCGGATTCATCCTTAATATACTTAATATCCCGGTCCTTACATTCGGTATAGGTATTTATCTTCCTCTTTATCTTACATTGCCCGTATTTATTGGAGGAATGGTAAACTTTATATCTTCACGGATATCTGAAAAATTTTCTTCAGATATGCTTCTGTTTTCAAACGGTCTCATGTCGGGAGAAGCTATTGTAGGAGTTATTTTATCAATACTTGTGTATATTAAGATTTTTATATGA
- a CDS encoding YbhB/YbcL family Raf kinase inhibitor-like protein codes for MKSTMERTFTLESKGIKNGIIDEQFGGKGKDKVKGVGSKSLPLEWKNSPEGTQSYAIVMLDHDAISVVGMSWIHWTVADIPKDKVKLEANESRENETLIQGVNSWISPLAKFSKEEASFYGGPMPPKDHTYTIIIYALDTKLNLKKGYYLNELYKKMEGHILATAKLEGIYKK; via the coding sequence ATGAAAAGTACAATGGAAAGAACTTTTACTTTAGAAAGTAAAGGAATAAAAAATGGAATTATTGATGAGCAGTTTGGAGGAAAAGGAAAAGATAAGGTAAAAGGGGTAGGAAGTAAATCTCTGCCTTTAGAGTGGAAAAACAGTCCGGAAGGAACACAGAGTTATGCTATTGTTATGTTGGATCATGATGCAATTTCTGTTGTAGGAATGAGCTGGATACATTGGACAGTTGCTGATATTCCTAAGGATAAAGTAAAATTGGAAGCAAATGAAAGTAGAGAAAATGAAACATTGATTCAGGGAGTGAACAGTTGGATAAGTCCGTTAGCAAAATTTTCAAAAGAAGAAGCTTCATTTTACGGTGGACCTATGCCTCCTAAAGATCATACCTATACAATAATAATTTATGCACTGGATACAAAATTGAATTTAAAAAAAGGATATTATTTAAATGAATTATATAAAAAAATGGAAGGACATATACTTGCTACGGCTAAACTGGAAGGAATATATAAAAAATAA
- a CDS encoding metal ABC transporter solute-binding protein, Zn/Mn family: MKKTLILLIILTMNILYGNNKVLTSIQPIYSIAKNITENTDIEIYSIFDSDVSMDYGKSAFDNKNLDLSVAKNSIAVIDVAKVWGNDYLYEYARRQNIKIVEIDASYSFSDNDYSALSLLSYRNGDRNPYVWLSHQNAMKMAQIIAEDLVRLFPKNERKIMENLSKFTEAVRETENKYLKETIRTTTLSVISPTENLDYLFNELNIFVNYIQPEEITVGNIKEIIKKNKSKIIISDKWLKKEIISEIEKNGGKFIVLDTFNIPREVNGKMDPNGYLTGMKENIEKLIKVLK; the protein is encoded by the coding sequence TTGAAAAAAACGTTAATTTTATTAATTATTTTGACAATGAATATTTTATATGGAAATAATAAAGTTCTGACATCTATTCAACCGATATATTCTATTGCTAAGAATATAACAGAAAATACCGATATAGAAATATATTCTATATTTGATTCTGATGTTTCAATGGATTATGGAAAGTCTGCTTTTGATAATAAAAATCTTGATTTATCTGTTGCAAAAAATTCCATAGCAGTGATAGATGTAGCAAAAGTTTGGGGAAATGATTATTTGTATGAATATGCAAGAAGACAGAATATAAAAATTGTTGAAATTGATGCAAGTTACTCTTTCTCAGACAATGATTATTCAGCTCTATCACTTTTAAGTTATAGAAATGGCGACAGAAATCCCTATGTATGGCTTAGTCATCAAAATGCGATGAAAATGGCTCAGATAATAGCAGAAGATTTAGTAAGACTTTTTCCGAAAAATGAGAGAAAAATAATGGAAAATTTGAGTAAATTTACTGAAGCGGTGAGAGAAACAGAAAATAAATATTTAAAGGAAACAATAAGAACCACTACACTTTCAGTAATATCTCCCACAGAGAATCTGGATTATTTGTTCAATGAATTAAATATTTTTGTAAATTATATCCAACCTGAAGAAATAACTGTCGGGAATATAAAAGAAATAATAAAAAAAAATAAATCAAAAATTATTATTTCTGATAAATGGCTGAAAAAGGAAATTATTTCTGAAATAGAGAAAAACGGCGGAAAATTTATAGTTCTCGATACTTTCAATATACCGAGAGAAGTAAATGGAAAAATGGATCCTAACGGTTATCTGACAGGAATGAAAGAAAACATTGAAAAATTAATAAAAGTTTTAAAGTAG